In Streptococcus sp. SN-1, a single genomic region encodes these proteins:
- a CDS encoding GAF domain-containing protein produces the protein MLESEKQSRYQMLNEELSFLLEGETNVLANLSNASALLKSRFSNTVFAGFYLFDGKELVLGPFQGGVSCIRIALGKGVCGEAAHSQETVIVGDVTTYPNYISCDSRAKSEIVVPMIKNSQLLGVLDLDSSEIDDYDAMDRDYLEQFVAILLEKTEWDFTMFGEKA, from the coding sequence ATGTTAGAATCAGAAAAACAATCACGTTATCAAATGTTAAATGAGGAGCTCTCTTTTTTATTGGAAGGTGAAACCAATGTTTTGGCTAATCTTTCCAACGCCAGTGCTCTTTTAAAATCACGCTTTTCCAATACTGTATTTGCAGGCTTTTATTTGTTTGATGGAAAGGAATTGGTTTTAGGTCCCTTCCAAGGCGGTGTTTCCTGTATCCGTATTGCACTAGGCAAGGGAGTTTGTGGGGAGGCAGCTCATTCTCAGGAAACTGTTATTGTTGGAGATGTAACGACTTATCCCAACTATATTTCTTGTGATAGTCGAGCTAAAAGTGAAATTGTTGTGCCCATGATAAAGAATAGTCAATTGCTTGGAGTTCTGGATCTGGATTCTTCAGAGATTGATGATTATGATGCTATGGATCGAGATTATTTGGAACAATTTGTCGCTATTTTGCTTGAAAAGACAGAATGGGACTTTACAATGTTTGGGGAGAAAGCCTAA
- the rpsA gene encoding 30S ribosomal protein S1, which yields MNEFEDLLNSVSQVETGDVVSAEVLTVDATQANVAISGTGVEGVLTLRELTNDRDADINDFVKVGEVLDVLVLRQVVGKDTDTVTYLVSKKRLEARKAWDKLVGREEEVVTVKGTRAVKGGLSVEFEGVRGFIPASMLDTRFVRNTERFVGQEFDAKIKEVDAKENRFILSRREVVEATTAAARAEVFGKLAVGDVVTGKVARITSFGAFIDLGGVDGLVHLTELSHERNVSPKSVVTVGEEIEVKILDLNEEEGRVSLSLKATTPGPWDGVEQKLAKGDVVEGTVKRLTDFGAFVEVLPGIDGLVHVSQISHKRIENPKEALKVGQEVKVKVLEVNADAERVSLSIKALEERPAQEEGQKEEKRAARPRRPKRQEKRDFELPETQTGFSMADLFGDIEL from the coding sequence ATGAACGAATTTGAAGATTTGCTAAATAGCGTTAGCCAAGTTGAGACTGGTGATGTTGTTAGTGCTGAAGTATTGACAGTTGATGCGACTCAAGCTAACGTTGCAATCTCTGGAACTGGTGTTGAAGGTGTCTTGACTCTTCGCGAATTGACAAACGATCGCGATGCAGATATCAATGACTTTGTTAAAGTAGGAGAAGTATTGGATGTTCTTGTACTTCGTCAAGTAGTTGGTAAAGATACTGATACAGTTACATACCTTGTATCTAAAAAACGCCTTGAAGCTCGCAAAGCATGGGATAAACTTGTTGGTCGCGAAGAAGAAGTTGTTACTGTTAAAGGAACTCGTGCCGTTAAAGGTGGACTTTCAGTAGAATTTGAAGGTGTTCGTGGATTTATCCCAGCTTCAATGTTGGATACTCGTTTCGTACGTAATACTGAGCGTTTTGTAGGTCAAGAATTTGATGCTAAAATCAAAGAAGTTGACGCTAAAGAAAACCGCTTCATCCTTTCACGTCGTGAAGTTGTTGAAGCAACTACTGCAGCAGCTCGTGCTGAAGTATTCGGTAAATTGGCTGTTGGTGATGTTGTAACTGGTAAAGTTGCACGTATCACAAGCTTCGGTGCTTTCATCGACCTTGGTGGTGTTGACGGATTGGTTCACTTGACTGAATTGTCACACGAGCGTAACGTATCACCAAAATCAGTTGTAACTGTTGGTGAAGAAATTGAAGTGAAAATCCTTGATCTTAACGAAGAAGAAGGACGCGTATCACTTTCACTTAAAGCAACAACACCTGGACCATGGGATGGCGTTGAGCAAAAATTGGCTAAAGGTGATGTAGTTGAAGGAACAGTTAAACGTTTGACTGACTTTGGTGCATTTGTTGAAGTATTGCCAGGTATCGATGGACTTGTTCACGTATCACAAATTTCACACAAACGTATTGAAAATCCAAAAGAAGCTCTTAAAGTTGGTCAAGAAGTTAAAGTTAAAGTTCTTGAAGTTAACGCAGATGCAGAGCGCGTATCACTTTCTATCAAAGCTCTTGAAGAGCGTCCAGCTCAAGAAGAAGGACAAAAAGAAGAAAAACGTGCTGCTCGTCCACGTCGTCCAAAACGTCAAGAAAAACGTGATTTCGAACTTCCAGAAACACAAACAGGATTCTCAATGGCTGACTTGTTCGGTGATATCGAACTTTAA